A single region of the Diadema setosum chromosome 14, eeDiaSeto1, whole genome shotgun sequence genome encodes:
- the LOC140238017 gene encoding uncharacterized protein has product MASIKPRKRGESPGLNALDAEMRRSFSTKMRKLKLQNQEIHEEDEDSGVVYISHIPHGFYEPQMRKFFSQFGHIKRLRLSRSKKSGRSKGYAYIEFEFSEVAKVVAETMHNYLMYQKLLKCFYVPKEKLHPETFKGCFRRFKKPRRREIAADRNNRLLGSSNEHILVSQKRRVENLKKKQEKLARLGIDFKIDDVDKEWERLKEAKPEEPKPKQGVKKLTKAKGRTTAASGKKQSRKRGAKKPSQKKSAKGDSASKTGGKPTRAAEVGSEGQRVGAAKVKTADGEDGVMENMSGKKVTEKRSKSAKGTPKAAKVTPKAAKATPKAAKVTPKATKATPEATKATPKAAKAKGKSTAAEGAVTPKVSGSKLAKKVSKSAKMPSKAAKKRTKRLSV; this is encoded by the exons AACCAGGAAATTCACGAAGAGGACGAGGACTCCGGAGTGGTATACATCTCTCACATTCCTCATGGGTTCTATGAGCCACAGATGAGGAAGTTTTTCTCACAGTTTGGGCATATCAAGAGACTGCGTCTGAGCCGTAGTAAAAAG AGTGGAAGATCCAAGGGCTATGCCTACATCGAGTTTGAATTCAGCGAGGTCGCCAAGGTGGTAGCAGAGACGATGCACAACTACCTCATGTACCAGAAACTTTTGAAAT GTTTTTACGTGCCAAAGGAAAAGCTTCACCCGGAGACGTTCAAAGGTTGCTTTCGCCGGTTTAAAAAGCCGCGACGACGAGAGATCGCAGCCGACAGGAACAATCGTCTCCTCGGGAGCAGCAATGAGCACATTCTGGTGAGCCAGAAGAGGAGGGTGGAGAACCTGAAGAAGAAGCAGGAAAAGTTGGCCAGACTGGGCATTGATTTCAAGATTGACGATGTG GACAAAGAATGGGAGAGACTGAAAGAAGCCAAGCCAGAGGAACCCAAGCCCAAGCAAGGAGTCAAGAAACTGACCAAAGCCAAGGGACGCACCACAGCAGCTTCTGGCAAGAAGCAGAGCAGAAAACGGGGGGCAAAAAAGCCATCACAGAAGAAATCAGCGAAAGGCGACAGTGCAAGCAAGACAGGAGGAAAACCTACGAGAGCAGCAGAAGTGGGGTCAGAAGGTCAAAGGGTGGGGGCAGCCAAGGTAAAGACAGCAGACGGTGAAGATGGAGTCATGGAGAATATGTCAGGTAAGAAGGTGACTGAGAAAAGATCGAAGAGTGCCAAAGGAACACCAAAGGCTGCCAAAGTGACACCAAAGGCTGCCAAAGCAACACCAAAGGCTGCCAAGGTAACACCAAAGGCCACCAAAGCTACACCAGAGGCCACCAAAGCAACACCGAAGGCAGCCAAAGCCAAGGGGAAATCAACTGCAGCTGAAGGCGCCGTCACACCGAAAGTGTCAGGCAGCAAGCTGGCCAAGAAGGTTTCAAAAAGTGCTAAAATGCCATCAAAGGCAGCAAAGAAAAGGACCAAGAGATTGTCAGTTTGA